Proteins from a genomic interval of Brachybacterium vulturis:
- a CDS encoding GntR family transcriptional regulator yields the protein MRPRPETVQLPMMQPIRRPSIIDQAELELRNAIYFGDLRPGDTIPEVQVSKQMGISRSSLREACQRLVRDGLLTQIPGRGLFVTRMDAGTMSDFIDYRLGIEMQAASIVADRISALRAADDDAAADELLAPLRDALERTRRALAAEEVIEAGNADLDLHQLLAEVARNPFLISAMSTIVILTRMGSFSDPLGFGVRADITAAHQRLLDALSAGDASRARAVLRETLQELAARLRSGEHTQQVVRDPDLLESDGPEWTALNEQ from the coding sequence ATGCGCCCTCGTCCCGAGACGGTCCAGCTGCCGATGATGCAGCCGATCCGTCGACCCTCGATCATCGATCAGGCCGAGCTCGAACTGCGCAATGCGATCTATTTCGGTGATCTCCGCCCCGGCGACACGATCCCCGAGGTCCAGGTCTCCAAGCAGATGGGCATCTCCCGCTCGTCCCTGCGTGAGGCCTGCCAGCGCCTGGTCCGCGACGGTCTGCTCACGCAGATCCCTGGGCGCGGCCTGTTCGTGACCAGGATGGATGCCGGGACGATGTCGGACTTCATCGACTACCGCCTGGGCATCGAGATGCAGGCCGCCTCGATCGTGGCCGATCGGATCTCTGCGCTCCGCGCCGCCGACGACGACGCGGCCGCCGACGAGCTGCTGGCGCCGCTGCGGGACGCCCTGGAGCGGACCCGTCGGGCCCTCGCGGCCGAGGAGGTGATCGAGGCCGGCAATGCGGACCTCGATCTTCATCAGCTGCTCGCCGAGGTCGCCCGGAACCCCTTCCTGATCTCCGCCATGAGCACGATCGTGATCCTCACCCGGATGGGGAGCTTCTCGGATCCGCTCGGATTCGGCGTCCGCGCCGACATCACCGCCGCGCACCAGAGGCTGCTGGACGCCCTGTCCGCGGGCGACGCCTCGCGGGCCCGCGCGGTGCTGCGCGAGACGCTGCAGGAGCTCGCCGCCCGGCTGCGCAGCGGAGAGCACACGCAGCAGGTGGTGCGGGATCCCGATCTGCTGGAGTCCGACGGGCCGGAGTGGACGGCGCTGAACGAGCAGTAG
- a CDS encoding peroxiredoxin yields the protein MSPAPVKLAVGDAAPALDLPTAGGGRVDLAALAGAPALLWFYPAANTSLCTTQACDLRDNHQLFLDAGYRVIGISPDPVAELDRFIAEQGLPFTLASDESHQVMEAYGAWGEKNMYGKLVQGTIRSTFAIDAEGVLTFVKYRVGTPKHIALLQEKLGL from the coding sequence ATGTCGCCCGCACCCGTGAAGCTCGCCGTCGGGGATGCCGCCCCCGCCCTCGACCTGCCCACCGCCGGTGGCGGCAGGGTGGATCTCGCCGCGCTGGCCGGCGCCCCGGCCCTGCTGTGGTTCTACCCGGCGGCGAACACCTCGCTGTGCACCACGCAGGCCTGTGACCTGCGCGACAACCATCAGCTGTTCCTCGACGCCGGCTATCGGGTGATCGGGATCTCACCGGATCCCGTGGCGGAGCTGGATCGCTTCATCGCCGAGCAGGGCCTGCCGTTCACCCTCGCCTCGGACGAGTCCCACCAGGTGATGGAGGCGTACGGCGCCTGGGGCGAGAAGAACATGTACGGGAAGCTGGTCCAGGGCACGATCCGCTCGACCTTCGCGATCGACGCCGAGGGCGTGCTGACGTTCGTGAAGTACCGCGTCGGCACCCCGAAGCACATCGCGCTGCTGCAGGAGAAGCTCGGCCTGTGA
- a CDS encoding potassium channel family protein: MGLSTAERPRAERLQFVRRRSKSGVVILGVGALMVVVYSVVFKLLMAHEVADHSWATAVYWTVTTMSTLGYGDITFTTDLGRLFSMCVLLSGIVYILVLLPFYVIQYVVTPWLDRRRAARTPRRVAPTLRDHVLLVGSDAVTQAFAARAERCQVPAVLILEDIALAGELHDQGRQVVVGPLDSAMTYRSAGAARARLVVSTLSDTANTNVAFTVRQAAAKVPVAVTASKPVSVDVLDLAGADHVLELGQVLGREMASRVLGSTGRFHAIGSFGSTIIAEAAARGTGLVGMTLGEALPLLRSRVRILAIMRKGRLRAMTPDLRITDATVLVLAGQEDDLARYDAQFQSRAVSEAPVVILGGGRVGRAASRALSDEGVPNTIVELEPGRVENSYSVLEGTASYAVVTGDAADQRILRRAGLESASAVLVTPRDDDLNVYLTLFCRRLRPELQMVSRATYERNVATLYRAGADSVLSYATIGATDLWNRAGLSHRVLVAEGNELFLVPRPASLARRSVRDDEVRRRTGCHIVAVLDEDGTLGYDTESIPSAPGKLLLLGDRHAERRFRETYLGRRRLGRRPGRR; encoded by the coding sequence ATGGGTCTGTCGACAGCTGAGCGCCCGCGCGCCGAACGACTGCAGTTCGTCCGCCGCCGCTCGAAGTCGGGCGTGGTGATCCTCGGGGTCGGCGCGCTGATGGTGGTCGTGTACTCCGTGGTGTTCAAGCTCCTGATGGCGCACGAGGTCGCGGACCATTCCTGGGCCACCGCCGTGTACTGGACCGTCACCACCATGTCCACCCTGGGGTACGGCGACATCACCTTCACCACGGACCTGGGCCGACTGTTCTCGATGTGCGTGCTGCTCAGCGGGATCGTCTACATCCTGGTGCTGCTGCCCTTCTACGTGATCCAGTACGTCGTCACGCCGTGGCTGGACCGGCGTCGCGCCGCCCGGACGCCGCGGCGGGTCGCGCCGACGCTGCGGGACCACGTGCTGCTGGTGGGCTCCGATGCCGTCACCCAGGCCTTCGCCGCCCGGGCCGAGCGCTGCCAGGTCCCGGCCGTCCTGATCCTCGAGGACATCGCGCTCGCCGGGGAGCTGCACGACCAGGGGCGGCAGGTGGTCGTCGGCCCCCTCGACTCCGCGATGACGTACCGCAGCGCCGGGGCCGCTCGGGCGCGCCTGGTGGTCTCCACCCTCTCCGACACTGCGAACACCAACGTCGCGTTCACCGTGCGGCAGGCCGCCGCCAAGGTGCCCGTCGCGGTGACCGCCTCGAAGCCGGTCTCCGTCGACGTGCTCGATCTCGCCGGCGCCGACCACGTGCTCGAGCTCGGCCAGGTGCTGGGACGCGAGATGGCCTCCCGGGTGCTGGGCTCGACGGGTCGCTTCCACGCCATCGGCAGCTTCGGCTCCACGATCATCGCCGAGGCCGCGGCCCGCGGCACCGGCCTGGTGGGCATGACCCTGGGGGAGGCGCTGCCCCTGCTGCGCTCCCGGGTGCGGATCCTGGCGATCATGCGCAAGGGGCGGCTGCGGGCGATGACCCCCGATCTGCGGATCACGGACGCGACCGTGCTGGTGCTCGCCGGCCAGGAGGATGACCTCGCCCGCTACGACGCGCAGTTCCAGAGCCGTGCGGTCTCCGAGGCCCCGGTGGTGATCCTCGGCGGCGGCCGGGTGGGGCGGGCCGCGTCCCGTGCGCTGAGCGACGAGGGGGTGCCCAACACGATCGTCGAGCTGGAGCCCGGGCGCGTCGAGAACTCCTACTCGGTGCTCGAGGGGACCGCGAGCTACGCGGTGGTCACAGGCGATGCCGCTGATCAGCGGATCCTGCGCCGGGCGGGTCTCGAGAGCGCCTCGGCCGTGCTGGTCACGCCGCGTGACGACGATCTGAACGTCTACCTCACCCTGTTCTGCCGTCGGCTGCGTCCCGAGCTGCAGATGGTCTCGCGCGCCACCTATGAGCGCAACGTCGCCACGCTCTATCGCGCCGGGGCGGACAGCGTGCTCTCCTACGCCACCATCGGCGCGACCGACCTGTGGAACCGCGCCGGGCTCAGCCACCGGGTGCTGGTCGCCGAGGGCAATGAGCTGTTCCTGGTGCCGCGGCCGGCCTCGCTGGCGCGTCGCTCGGTGCGCGACGACGAGGTGCGCCGGCGCACCGGCTGCCATATCGTCGCCGTCCTCGACGAGGACGGCACCCTGGGCTACGACACCGAGTCCATCCCCTCGGCCCCCGGGAAGCTGCTGCTGCTCGGTGACCGGCACGCCGAGCGCCGCTTCCGCGAGACCTACCTCGGGCGGCGCCGGCTGGGCCGACGACCGGGCCGACGATAG
- a CDS encoding helix-hairpin-helix domain-containing protein: protein MSALTTPVGLVPGVGRPAARALAAQGVHTVGDLAGRDWPDLAQLHGVGPAAGRRLQAVLAEHGATMQDPPAPQTRRDVVTRGATGTGASDLKTHATAADPAEYVAGLEPRRRRDGEALLEIFGAATGASATMWGPSMIGYGEVHYRYASGREGETFQLGFSPRRGELALYGLQGFPRSEELLARLGKHRRGAGCVWVRSLAAIDPGTLRELVEHAWAQGPDSTDRPGSAAP from the coding sequence ATGAGCGCTCTCACCACCCCGGTCGGTCTCGTCCCCGGCGTCGGCCGCCCGGCCGCCCGTGCCCTGGCCGCCCAGGGGGTGCACACCGTCGGCGACCTCGCGGGACGCGACTGGCCGGACCTGGCGCAGCTGCACGGCGTCGGCCCCGCGGCCGGGCGCCGACTGCAGGCGGTGCTCGCCGAGCACGGCGCCACGATGCAGGACCCGCCCGCCCCGCAGACGCGCCGGGACGTGGTCACCCGGGGCGCGACGGGGACCGGCGCGAGCGACCTGAAGACCCACGCCACCGCCGCCGATCCGGCCGAGTACGTGGCCGGGCTCGAGCCCCGTCGCCGTCGCGACGGGGAGGCGCTGCTGGAGATCTTCGGCGCGGCCACCGGAGCGAGCGCGACCATGTGGGGGCCCAGCATGATCGGCTATGGCGAGGTGCACTATCGCTACGCCTCCGGGCGCGAGGGGGAAACCTTCCAGCTCGGCTTCAGCCCGCGCAGGGGCGAGCTCGCGCTCTACGGTCTCCAGGGCTTCCCCCGCTCCGAGGAGCTGCTGGCGAGGCTCGGGAAGCACCGTCGCGGCGCCGGTTGCGTATGGGTGCGCTCGCTCGCGGCGATCGACCCCGGCACGCTGCGTGAGCTGGTCGAGCACGCCTGGGCGCAGGGCCCCGACAGCACCGACCGTCCCGGCAGCGCCGCGCCGTGA
- a CDS encoding DUF6328 family protein, producing MSADDGPSDDTGESAEGYDRSEESVAARLDRNWNELLQEIRVLQTGSQILAAFLMVLPFQARFEQLDALQVGWYLGLLLLALVIVALLLTPVGMHRRLFRQRVKDEMVRVANTLLRTAILLLGVLLTGVAVFVVDVVLTRSHAVVVGLVLLAMMALLLVALPARIGRQRGCAGSSSPTLLP from the coding sequence ATGAGCGCCGACGACGGGCCGAGCGACGACACCGGCGAGAGCGCCGAGGGGTACGACCGCAGCGAGGAGTCCGTCGCCGCACGGCTGGATCGCAACTGGAACGAGCTGCTCCAGGAGATCCGGGTGCTGCAGACGGGGTCCCAGATCCTCGCTGCCTTCCTCATGGTCCTGCCCTTCCAAGCCCGCTTCGAGCAGCTCGATGCGCTCCAGGTGGGCTGGTACCTCGGACTGCTGCTGCTCGCCCTGGTGATCGTCGCCCTGCTGCTCACCCCGGTGGGCATGCACCGCCGGCTCTTCCGGCAGCGGGTGAAGGACGAGATGGTCCGGGTCGCCAACACGCTGCTGCGCACGGCGATCCTGCTGCTCGGGGTGCTGCTGACCGGTGTGGCCGTGTTCGTGGTCGACGTCGTGCTGACCCGCTCCCACGCAGTGGTGGTGGGGCTGGTGCTGCTGGCGATGATGGCGCTGCTGCTGGTCGCGCTGCCCGCCCGGATCGGACGCCAGAGAGGATGCGCGGGGTCCAGCTCGCCTACGCTCCTCCCATGA
- a CDS encoding YdcF family protein: MVGVGSAAALSWTAYLLLFRQDARRLRTGVVLLLATFSTTALLARLVLRGRPTGEVLLQVASALGLSGALALGATVVVGSLAVSRAESGLPGRVLSGLGGLALLLSPWVVAALAGAGSPLGLGAAVIAGMITMTLGLAYLVFLGATVPYQLFPRPREGTGIIILGSTLYDGRVPPLLRRRLERAVAERERLLDLGIDPLLVPSGGKGDAENPAESEAMAAHLTAVLGVPSDRVRAETEARTTEENLILSHRLLDDTGHQGPYIVSTSGYHAFRAGLLARGLGFDDAVIGGRTSLSYLPTATLREFVLTMSYRMRWIAASLPVTAGLVVLLLRAA; the protein is encoded by the coding sequence ATGGTGGGGGTGGGGAGTGCGGCCGCCCTGTCGTGGACGGCGTATCTGCTGCTGTTCCGTCAGGATGCCCGCCGGCTGCGCACCGGGGTCGTCCTGCTGCTGGCGACCTTCTCGACCACCGCTCTCCTGGCCCGCCTCGTCCTGCGGGGGCGCCCGACGGGAGAGGTGCTCCTCCAGGTCGCGAGTGCACTCGGCCTGAGCGGGGCGCTCGCACTGGGCGCGACCGTGGTGGTCGGCTCGCTCGCCGTCTCCCGGGCCGAGAGCGGCCTCCCTGGCCGCGTGCTGTCGGGCCTGGGCGGGCTCGCCCTGCTCCTGTCCCCCTGGGTCGTGGCGGCCCTGGCCGGGGCCGGGAGCCCGCTCGGTCTCGGCGCGGCGGTGATCGCCGGGATGATCACGATGACCCTGGGGCTCGCGTATCTGGTGTTCCTGGGCGCCACGGTCCCCTACCAGCTGTTCCCTCGACCCCGTGAGGGCACCGGGATCATCATCCTCGGCTCCACCCTGTACGACGGACGCGTCCCTCCCCTGCTGCGTCGGCGTCTGGAGCGCGCCGTCGCCGAGCGCGAACGTCTCCTCGACCTCGGGATCGATCCGCTGCTGGTGCCCTCCGGAGGCAAGGGAGACGCGGAGAACCCCGCCGAGAGCGAGGCGATGGCCGCCCATCTCACTGCGGTGCTCGGGGTGCCGTCCGACAGGGTACGGGCCGAGACCGAGGCGCGCACCACCGAGGAGAACCTGATCCTCTCCCACCGGCTTCTCGATGACACCGGCCACCAGGGACCGTACATCGTCTCCACCAGCGGCTACCACGCGTTCCGGGCCGGGCTGCTGGCGCGCGGGCTGGGATTCGACGACGCGGTGATCGGGGGCCGGACCTCGCTGTCCTATCTCCCCACCGCGACGCTGCGGGAGTTCGTCCTGACCATGTCGTACCGCATGCGCTGGATCGCCGCGTCGCTCCCGGTGACGGCAGGGCTCGTCGTCCTGCTGCTGCGCGCCGCCTGA
- a CDS encoding YdcF family protein — translation MLGALIGAAFWWGLYLLVFHRDRRRVRNGVMLLIALYSSLSALALLVETTLPLGDLLVLGVVLLELLGALGLGVFMVWNGLTMVRREGRSLGNLLSGLAGLALLGAPVAAAALLATLTPLGLGAGALLALISLHMGLAFLVFLCASVPYQLFPRKLPTEGVIVHGSGLVRGRVSRLLRNRLDRAVAERERLLGLGLDPLLVPSGGQGADEPRTEGAAMAQYLVEEAGVPEDRVRAETASRTTEENLTLSHSILEDAGIEGPYIVTTSRYHAFRAALLARSLGYEDEAVGGPTTFYYVPSATLREFLAVLSYRRVWLAVSFLPALGVVALLVRAVTLYA, via the coding sequence ATGCTGGGAGCACTGATCGGGGCCGCCTTCTGGTGGGGGCTGTATCTGCTGGTCTTCCACCGGGACCGGCGCCGGGTGCGCAACGGTGTGATGCTGCTGATCGCGCTGTATTCGAGCCTGTCCGCACTCGCCCTGCTGGTGGAGACGACTCTCCCGCTGGGCGACCTCTTGGTGCTCGGCGTCGTGCTGCTCGAGCTGCTGGGGGCGCTCGGGCTCGGGGTGTTCATGGTGTGGAACGGGCTGACCATGGTGCGCAGGGAGGGGCGATCCCTGGGGAACCTGCTCTCGGGCCTGGCGGGCCTCGCGCTGCTGGGTGCACCGGTGGCCGCAGCGGCGCTGCTGGCCACCCTCACCCCGCTCGGGCTGGGGGCGGGAGCGCTGCTGGCGCTGATCTCGCTGCACATGGGGCTCGCGTTCCTGGTGTTCCTGTGCGCGTCGGTCCCCTACCAGCTGTTCCCGAGGAAGCTGCCCACGGAGGGGGTCATCGTCCACGGCTCCGGCCTGGTCCGGGGACGGGTGAGCCGACTGCTGCGCAACCGGCTGGACCGCGCGGTCGCCGAGCGCGAGCGACTGCTCGGCCTCGGCCTCGACCCGCTGCTGGTGCCCTCGGGCGGCCAGGGCGCGGACGAGCCCCGGACGGAGGGCGCGGCGATGGCCCAGTACCTCGTCGAGGAGGCCGGGGTCCCCGAGGACCGGGTCCGGGCCGAGACCGCGTCCCGGACCACGGAGGAGAACCTCACCCTCTCCCACAGCATCCTCGAGGATGCCGGGATCGAGGGGCCGTACATCGTCACGACCAGCAGGTACCACGCGTTCCGTGCCGCGCTGCTGGCACGGTCGCTGGGCTACGAGGACGAGGCCGTGGGCGGCCCCACCACGTTCTACTACGTCCCCAGCGCCACCCTCAGGGAGTTCCTCGCGGTGCTGTCGTACCGCAGGGTGTGGCTCGCGGTCTCGTTCCTGCCGGCCCTGGGGGTCGTGGCCCTGCTGGTCCGCGCGGTGACGCTGTACGCCTGA
- a CDS encoding lipase maturation factor family protein, giving the protein MDWSSWLGLLDGHDFTIAREVIQRGVAAVFLLAFLSTFHQFPVLLGERGLLPAPDFLERAGDRAGPTLFRWRRTPYSDRLLRVMCLAGMLLGALTVLGLPQQGPAWTTIVVFGAMWALYLSIHSVGQIFYGFGWESMLLECGFLVGFLGSHAVAPPLLILFFLRWMLLRLEFGAGMIKLRGDSSWRDLTAMDHHHQTQPMPGPLSRRAHLTPHWWHRLEVLGSHAVQLGVIWLVLLPQPIASIAAAAVILTQLFLVVTGNFAWLNWLTILVAFSAISDSFLRWLGGGPWPGWGWQRWPIIGEPLPGGASPLWWQLLILAVFALLAVLSWAPLRNLFSSHQLMNASFNRFHLVNAYGAFGSMTQRRYEVIIEGTRAADPDTAAEAEWLPFEFRGKPGDVRRRSRQFAPYHLRLDWQMWFLALRPGAEPWFVALLEKLRQGDPGVRRLLRTDPFDGAAPTGIRVRYFEYRYATGQERRETGAWWTRTALGELARL; this is encoded by the coding sequence GTGGACTGGAGCAGCTGGCTGGGGCTGCTGGACGGGCATGACTTCACGATCGCCCGGGAGGTGATCCAGCGCGGCGTCGCCGCGGTGTTCCTCCTCGCCTTCCTCTCCACCTTCCACCAGTTCCCGGTGCTGCTGGGCGAGCGCGGGCTGCTGCCGGCGCCCGACTTCCTCGAGCGCGCCGGTGACCGGGCGGGGCCCACGCTCTTCCGCTGGCGCCGCACCCCGTACAGCGACCGTCTGCTGCGGGTGATGTGCCTGGCGGGGATGCTGCTCGGCGCCCTCACGGTGCTGGGTCTGCCGCAGCAGGGACCGGCCTGGACCACGATCGTGGTGTTCGGGGCGATGTGGGCCCTGTACCTCTCGATCCACTCCGTCGGCCAGATCTTCTACGGCTTCGGCTGGGAGTCGATGCTGCTGGAGTGCGGGTTCCTCGTCGGCTTCCTGGGCTCCCATGCGGTCGCGCCCCCGCTGCTGATCCTGTTCTTCCTGCGCTGGATGCTGCTGCGCCTCGAGTTCGGCGCCGGGATGATCAAGCTGCGGGGCGATTCCTCCTGGCGCGACCTCACCGCGATGGACCATCACCACCAGACCCAGCCCATGCCCGGCCCGCTCAGCCGCCGCGCGCACCTCACGCCGCACTGGTGGCACCGGCTCGAGGTGCTGGGCAGCCACGCCGTGCAGCTGGGGGTGATCTGGCTGGTCCTGCTCCCGCAGCCGATCGCCTCGATCGCCGCGGCGGCGGTGATCCTCACGCAGCTGTTCCTGGTGGTCACCGGCAACTTCGCCTGGCTGAACTGGCTCACCATCCTGGTGGCGTTCTCCGCGATCAGCGACTCGTTCCTGCGCTGGCTCGGGGGCGGGCCGTGGCCGGGCTGGGGCTGGCAGCGGTGGCCGATCATCGGCGAGCCGCTTCCCGGCGGAGCCTCGCCGCTGTGGTGGCAGCTGCTGATCCTGGCCGTGTTCGCCCTGCTCGCGGTCCTCTCCTGGGCGCCGCTGCGGAACCTGTTCTCCTCCCACCAGCTGATGAACGCCAGCTTCAACCGCTTCCACCTGGTCAACGCCTACGGAGCCTTCGGCTCGATGACCCAGCGGCGCTACGAGGTGATCATCGAGGGCACCCGCGCCGCCGACCCCGACACCGCCGCGGAGGCGGAGTGGCTGCCGTTCGAGTTCCGCGGCAAGCCCGGGGACGTGCGACGGCGCTCACGGCAGTTCGCTCCCTACCATCTGCGGCTCGACTGGCAGATGTGGTTTCTGGCCCTGCGCCCGGGGGCGGAGCCCTGGTTCGTGGCGCTGCTGGAGAAGCTGCGCCAGGGCGACCCGGGGGTGCGACGGCTGCTGCGCACCGATCCATTCGACGGTGCGGCGCCGACGGGGATCCGGGTGCGCTACTTCGAGTACCGGTACGCCACGGGGCAGGAGCGGCGGGAGACCGGCGCGTGGTGGACGCGCACCGCGCTGGGGGAGCTGGCGCGGCTGTGA
- a CDS encoding M50 family metallopeptidase yields MDLPTLGHEIVQRLLPDAAPATGWWVPTALLVALAVVVLPTWRLARLAVTIAHELGHAGVGILMGRRFTGFVVSADMSGHAVTVGPRRGFGRVASTWAGYPAPALIGAVLAQIALHGWAPTALFVALVVLVLALVFTRSLHTLAAVLGTAAGVGALWWWGSPVLTAVLTLAGGVFLLLGAWRHLGTVIRGGGRTDDPAQLASLTPLPGWVWTLSFAVVLAACTWWAWTGLAPHLLRLV; encoded by the coding sequence ATGGACCTGCCCACCCTCGGCCACGAGATCGTGCAGCGGCTGCTGCCCGACGCCGCCCCCGCCACCGGCTGGTGGGTGCCGACAGCACTGCTCGTCGCGCTCGCGGTGGTGGTGCTGCCCACCTGGCGGCTCGCCCGGCTCGCGGTGACGATCGCCCACGAGCTCGGCCATGCGGGCGTCGGGATCCTGATGGGCCGCCGCTTCACCGGCTTCGTGGTCAGCGCGGACATGTCCGGGCACGCGGTCACCGTCGGCCCCCGCCGCGGATTCGGCCGGGTGGCCTCCACCTGGGCCGGGTATCCCGCGCCCGCACTGATCGGCGCGGTGCTGGCCCAGATCGCCCTGCACGGCTGGGCGCCCACCGCCCTGTTCGTCGCGCTGGTGGTGCTCGTGCTCGCGCTGGTCTTCACCCGCTCCCTGCACACCCTGGCCGCCGTGCTCGGCACCGCCGCAGGGGTGGGAGCGCTGTGGTGGTGGGGGAGCCCGGTGCTCACCGCCGTGCTCACCCTCGCCGGCGGCGTGTTCCTGCTGCTGGGTGCCTGGCGGCACCTCGGCACCGTCATCCGCGGCGGCGGCCGCACCGATGACCCCGCCCAGCTGGCCTCGCTGACGCCGCTGCCGGGATGGGTGTGGACGCTGAGCTTCGCCGTGGTGCTCGCGGCCTGCACCTGGTGGGCCTGGACCGGTCTGGCCCCGCACCTGCTCCGTCTGGTCTGA
- a CDS encoding cold-shock protein codes for MATGIVTWFNSDKGYGFIAPEDGSADVFAHFSAIAGTGRRDLEENQRVEFETEQGPKGMQAVNIRGI; via the coding sequence ATGGCTACTGGCATCGTCACCTGGTTCAACTCCGACAAGGGCTACGGCTTCATCGCCCCCGAGGACGGCTCCGCCGATGTGTTCGCGCACTTCAGCGCCATCGCCGGCACCGGCCGTCGCGACCTCGAGGAGAACCAGCGCGTGGAGTTCGAGACCGAGCAGGGCCCCAAGGGCATGCAGGCAGTGAACATCCGCGGAATCTGA